GACCCCTAGCATTTGGCCGCAGCCCTTCAACACTGTCATTCTCCGTAGGATCAGACCTAGAGAAACATTTCATGCTGTCATTCTTCCAAAAGAACATGAAATAAATTATCACAAACATGTTTGAGTATACAAATGCACCAACCATAATAGATCCATAAGCACAATTGATCCTGCTTCCATCGTAATTGGACGCTgaatattttcaatttgttCCACATGATTTATTGAACGGCCAATACCCCCATGcatgcaaataatttttttctcaattaggGCAGCCAGAGGAAGCCAATTAAACAGACGGTTTATACGGTGCCATGTCCAAATTCCATCTCTCTCACCCTATCAGCAGATTACAAAGGTTGCTTGAGTGCCAAATAAGAATGGAAAATACTGTCCACTATATGAAATTCCTTACCATCCTCTCAATGCACTCAATTCGGAAACCAAAAAGGGCATTAATATCTGCAGCTTCATGGTTTCCACGTATTAAATGTACATTGTTTGGATACTCAACCTGCAAAATCCAAAtaaccatgcataaaccttatGGCATTAAACttgacaaacaaaacaaaaaggcaACCTATACATCCAGAGTACCTTCAGAGCAAGCAGAAGGCTGATAGTTTCCAGGCTGTGTTGGCCCCTATCAACATAATCTCCGAGGAATAGATAGTCAATGTATCTGAGTCATGCATCCAAAATTAGCATTAAAGGAAATTAAATGCCTAACTCACTCgcaataaaatactaaaaatagtccaaacaaaatattatgcTAGCCAGTCATGAGGGAATGGAGAAAAACCTATTAACAATTTATTCTCCTGTTTGTAATCATAAACTCTCAGATCACTATATAAATATAGCAATTCATTTGCTTATATGCACTAAATCTAAGAATCAATCTTTTTTCTGTATTAAAATTTAGGGGGAGAGGATGGCGCCCCAGTCCAAGGCAGGGAAAGCCTCCAGTATAAGAATCAATGGTACTCATACTATTTTGCCCAGGAACTAGTAAGGTATGCCCAGGAAAAATCCCGTTTAgagcataaaaaataatctacaaAAACAATGGTACATCATACTATTTTGCGAAGGCAATGCATGTATCATATACATTGGTGCAAGCTAACCAAACTAGGTAGGTTACAAtgcaaagatataaaaaaattgaaaagagcATGAGATCACTATAAAATGCTGAGTTGGATAATCAATCACAAGAACTTGCACCCAAagataaaagatcaaaacaagtgtataaaaactaataaagttAACGCCATAGTTACTAAAACTGGACCGGACCAGTAGCTTTGACTGGATGAATAGAGAACCAGTCAGATCATTCCTTTGGACAGCTACAAAACTGGTGGAGCAGAAAACCAGCCAAAAAACCAACCAAACTGGTAAAAGGTGGGTAAGAACTGGCACACAAACTTATTTGAACCGGTCTtcacagaaaaaaataaattgtttaaataaataaaggctCATATATGATATTTACACACTTTgctattatttatctatttatcaataatttttcattcattaGGACATGTAATATGATCCTTTTAtgctaatttaaaatttcacttatttttttattattttatactagttTATTGCTTAATATACaatattaacaatatatattttattattaccaCCGATAGACCCTCTACTTCAGCCACAATGATCCAATGAACTGTAAATCAGTGCCTTTGGTCCAACAGTTGGTCTGATTTTAAACATTGGTTAACACACTCTAAACTTGGACTCCACAGATGTTCAAACCATATTATGAAACCAAACCCACtggcaaaaataattaaaagcagGTTCTGGTTTtaacatcttgatatattatcaaTCATGCTTAGATGTGCGCTGATAAGTAACTATTGACCCAGAGGTTATGGCTAGTGGCACATAGTAACTATTCTTCATTCACATTTAGATATAAAACAATCTGTGGGAACTAAGGAACTTACGCTATGTCACCAGCAGTTGATGGTGCACCATACTCATCAAAGAGGCGCATGAGATCTCCAAATTGCCCATGTAAATcaccaaatattttaattggagCCCTAAGCTGTAACACGCTCGGTTCACTTGAAAATATGCGTTCTGCACTATCACAAAGATCTGCAATTTCATTGCAGTCCAAGAAAAACTGTCGACGAACTGGTGGTTTCCAGCCACGAGGCTTTAAAAGGTGAGCTACAACCTACAAAAAAATGTCAGGAAACTCCATAAGAAACAAGTTGAACATAACTTAAAGCCAACATGGCGGATGGTTCAACATAATACTTATGGAAAAACCAACATGGAGACATAAAAGAAAATCAGGATTCAACACAAGGGTGTGAAAGAGTAGGTAACGCCAACAAAGGGAGGTTAATGAACAGGGCTTATTGAATGTTCTGCACCTGACCCTACTCATGACTCCCAGATTTTATAGGTCAAGTAGGCAATTTTTAATAGTTCATGTTAAGTTAAACCAATTAGATATAGATATATAGTGCACCAGATCCACTACCATTgcctaattattaaataaaatatctattacttataataaaatttaattttgatccacTAGTACTAACAGTGTTAAAAGTTTCCACACTACCATCCAATCACGTGTTTTCAGTTTTCACTTCATTAAAAAGAATTTGACCATGATAACCACTATTAGCCAGGTCAAACTCTTTCAGTAATGTGGCAACATACTATTGATAGTGGAAGAACATTAAGCATTTTTCCTGATAGTACGAATACTCTACTCAATTACAACTAATTATAGAGACAGGTTAGTACCTTTTTTGGGACACTATTGATAGACATCTGCCGGTCTAATAATTTTCTAGCAGCTGTTGTACTTTCAGGAGTCCCATAACTGACCCGCCTGCCTTCATTCTCAAACTGGTCAATTGAAAGCTGTCTAACCATGCCACCTAATGCTCCGCCAGTCTCTGCAGCAACAACCACCTGCAGAAAATTCCAGAAAATAGATATGGAGCTTGAACATTACTGGCACAGCATAAATTTTCcttggaaataaaaaatgtactACTCACAGCTCTGTGATGCAGCCTCACTCCACCAGGAGGAATGCTATTTGACCCAGCAGAATCAGGCTTAATCAAGGAAGATATTTGTTTCCCGCTAGGTGTTGCCTCAGCCCCACGGTCTCGGTCAGGCAATTCAACTTCACCGTTCACTTGCCGTGCCTTAGCAGCAGCCAGTGTGGCACTGATAGCTTCAGCTTCTGCAGCTGATGCTTCAACTAGATACTCAACTCCTTTGCTCGTTCGCCTGTTCGAAATTCTTCATATGAATGACAGCCAAAGTAACAATTTAATACTTCACCTAAAGAGATGATCAGATGATAAAAACTGCCATACCTAGATCCCGGGAGCAAGGCATTTTCAGTGCTGATATCAGTATACATGTCGCCATTTACAGGGGGGGCAACTGGATTTCCCAAAACTACTGAACCATCAGGATCTGTTTCAGGCATGGTTTGCCTTGTCCTATCATCAATAAATCCATACCGTCCAGGTAGCCGTCCGGCCTGTACATTagatgctgctgctgctgcagcAGCATGTGAAGCAGCAGTTGTTTCAGCAGCAGCAAGATCTTCAGCAACAAGTAGGTCATCCAGCAAGACACCTGCAGCAAACACGTAATACACCATAGTCAGTCATACAtgtcaagaaaaaaattagaactCACCACAATATAAAATACCAAAGCGAGCATAAGAGCAAGCATCTCAGCTTGCAAGATCAACGGGAATTGACTGGCCATCCATccacaaatttatatataaagaaaaaagaattcagCAACTGTGTTAATTGGAATTATCTCTTGTAATTGTTCACTCAGCCTGAGCCAATAGTAAACCTAGTTTTATAGTAATACACTAATAACCCAATGTTTCTCTTAAACAGTTTAGATGTGCTCTTCTCAACTCAAGTTTTTTTTCTCAGAACACCTAGCTAAACATGCATCAGATCAAAAGAATTGAAGCTAAGGTGATCACGTGATTTGAGCAATATTTCAAAGTTTCTCTCTCTCAACTCTTCTCCTAGCACCATTTAACAATTCATACTCTAATAGAAGACATTAACATTCTATACCATCTGCTCCGagtccaaacaaaaaaaaacacaaattgaacaaaaataaaacatgtaaaTCAAATACagtaaagtaaataaaattgtctACAGAAAGCAGGCTGACCTAGTGAACTACATTGATCAAACATTCATGCATCGTCAAGCAAGTAGGAAATAAATTCCATTTAGATGAATCCAAGGAACATTAAATTTATGACTTACCACCACGTAAACcaccataaataaaaattaagtcaCCAATAGCAGCAGCCGCATGCCTACAACGCCGTGTCAACTCAACTGCAGCATCTCCACCTGCTGCATCAGCACTGTATCTACCCGTCCTTGGACTGGTAACAACAGATTTGGTATCACACCAAACACCAGCAGCAGTGTCCAACACTATACAAACaagcaaaaacaacaaaaaaacttcTAAATGCAGCATTAATTGGCACAACAATAAATCTTATTTTCACATACGAAAAAAGTTaccattggaaaaaaaaaaaaaaaaaactaaaaaattacagTGGCAACTAGGCACCAGCAAGCTACCCTGCAAATAGTAGCTACAAGTACAATAGTAATGAAACTTTCAAAAGTATTTGTTATTTCTTATAACAGATCATCCAGATCTCCACAAGAATATTCTTTTTCTCAATTTCACCATAAGAAAAGTCATCCTTctgtcaaaatgaaaatatatgtaCAGGAGAGTAGAGGAAGAGTGACCAAGGTCAAAAAGACCAATAAATAGTTTGTAAAGGATTTAGCTTCTCTAAAGTGAGGGATACACTTTAGAGGATAATAAAGTATAAATTCTTAATTGTTgatgtaaaaattaaagaaatagatTTTAACAACTTCACAGTTTGTTCTACATGTGCATGTATTTTATTACAATCTAAGACAATTCTTTTTCAATCAACAATTATACCCCTTCACTTTACTCAAGATCAAACATGGCAAAATTGAACCAGCGAAAATGCAAATTTTAAACAACACCATAATCAAGTACCTGCAACACTCGATGAATCTTCAACCATGCGTCCTCCTCCAAGGGCCCCACCAGACACATGG
Above is a window of Glycine soja cultivar W05 chromosome 12, ASM419377v2, whole genome shotgun sequence DNA encoding:
- the LOC114379927 gene encoding serine/threonine-protein phosphatase BSL3-like isoform X3; amino-acid sequence: MDVDSSMVPEPDHDPPVQNHAERDQLGESPSPPPSEGGGSPAQPHQQPLPPTAAQVQQPNPLVGPRLAPTYSVVNAILEKKEDGPGPRCGHTLTAVAAVGEEGTPGYIGPRLILFGGATALEGNSAVSGTPSSAGNAGIRLAGATADIHCYDVITNKWSRITPIGEPPSSRAAHVATAVGTMVVIQGGIGPAGLSAEDLHVLDLTQQRPRWHRVGVPGPGPGPRYGHVMALVGQRYLMAIGGNDGKRPLADVWALDTAAKPYEWRKLEPEGEGPPPCMYATASARSDGLLLLCGGRDANSVPLSSAYGLAKHRDGRWEWAIAPGVSPSPRYQHAAVFVNARLHVSGGALGGGRMVEDSSSVAVLDTAAGVWCDTKSVVTSPRTGRYSADAAGGDAAVELTRRCRHAAAAIGDLIFIYGGLRGGVLLDDLLVAEDLAAAETTAASHAAAAAAASNVQAGRLPGRYGFIDDRTRQTMPETDPDGSVVLGNPVAPPVNGDMYTDISTENALLPGSRISNRRTSKGVEYLVEASAAEAEAISATLAAAKARQVNGEVELPDRDRGAEATPSGKQISSLIKPDSAGSNSIPPGGVRLHHRAVVVAAETGGALGGMVRQLSIDQFENEGRRVSYGTPESTTAARKLLDRQMSINSVPKKVVAHLLKPRGWKPPVRRQFFLDCNEIADLCDSAERIFSSEPSVLQLRAPIKIFGDLHGQFGDLMRLFDEYGAPSTAGDIAYIDYLFLGDYVDRGQHSLETISLLLALKVEYPNNVHLIRGNHEAADINALFGFRIECIERMGERDGIWTWHRINRLFNWLPLAALIEKKIICMHGGIGRSINHVEQIENIQRPITMEAGSIVLMDLLWSDPTENDSVEGLRPNARGPGLVTFGPDRVMEFCNNNDLQLIVRAHECVMDGFERFAQGHLITLFSATNYCGTANNAGAILVLGRDLVVVPKLIHPLPPAISSPETSPERHIEDTWMQELNANRPPTPTRGRPQVTNDRA
- the LOC114379927 gene encoding serine/threonine-protein phosphatase BSL3-like isoform X1, with translation MDVDSSMVPEPDHDPPVQNHAERDQLGESPSPPPSEGGGSPAQPHQQPLPPTAAQVQQPNPLVGPRLAPTYSVVNAILEKKEDGPGPRCGHTLTAVAAVGEEGTPGYIGPRLILFGGATALEGNSAVSGTPSSAGNAGIRLAGATADIHCYDVITNKWSRITPIGEPPSSRAAHVATAVGTMVVIQGGIGPAGLSAEDLHVLDLTQQRPRWHRVGVPGPGPGPRYGHVMALVGQRYLMAIGGNDGKRPLADVWALDTAAKPYEWRKLEPEGEGPPPCMYATASARSDGLLLLCGGRDANSVPLSSAYGLAKHRDGRWEWAIAPGVSPSPRYQHAAVFVNARLHVSGGALGGGRMVEDSSSVAVLDTAAGVWCDTKSVVTSPRTGRYSADAAGGDAAVELTRRCRHAAAAIGDLIFIYGGLRGGVLLDDLLVAEDLAAAETTAASHAAAAAAASNVQAGRLPGRYGFIDDRTRQTMPETDPDGSVVLGNPVAPPVNGDMYTDISTENALLPGSRISNRRTSKGVEYLVEASAAEAEAISATLAAAKARQVNGEVELPDRDRGAEATPSGKQISSLIKPDSAGSNSIPPGGVRLHHRAVVVAAETGGALGGMVRQLSIDQFENEGRRVSYGTPESTTAARKLLDRQMSINSVPKKVVAHLLKPRGWKPPVRRQFFLDCNEIADLCDSAERIFSSEPSVLQLRAPIKIFGDLHGQFGDLMRLFDEYGAPSTAGDIAYIDYLFLGDYVDRGQHSLETISLLLALKVEYPNNVHLIRGNHEAADINALFGFRIECIERMGERDGIWTWHRINRLFNWLPLAALIEKKIICMHGGIGRSINHVEQIENIQRPITMEAGSIVLMDLLWSDPTENDSVEGLRPNARGPGLVTFGPDRVMEFCNNNDLQLIVRAHECVMDGFERFAQGHLITLFSATNYCGTANNAGAILVLGRDLVVVPKLIHPLPPAISSPETSPERHIEDTWMQELNANRPPTPTRGRPQVTNDRGSLAWI
- the LOC114379927 gene encoding serine/threonine-protein phosphatase BSL3-like isoform X2, with amino-acid sequence MDVDSSMVPEPDHDPPVQNHAERDQLGESPSPPPSEGGGSPAQPHQQPLPPTAAQVQQPNPLVGPRLAPTYSVVNAILEKKEDGPGPRCGHTLTAVAAVGEEGTPGYIGPRLILFGGATALEGNSAVSGTPSSAGNAGIRLAGATADIHCYDVITNKWSRITPIGEPPSSRAAHVATAVGTMVVIQGGIGPAGLSAEDLHVLDLTQQRPRWHRVGVPGPGPGPRYGHVMALVGQRYLMAIGGNDGKRPLADVWALDTAAKPYEWRKLEPEGEGPPPCMYATASARSDGLLLLCGGRDANSVPLSSAYGLAKHRDGRWEWAIAPGVSPSPRYQHAAVFVNARLHVSGGALGGGRMVEDSSSVAVLDTAAGVWCDTKSVVTSPRTGRYSADAAGGDAAVELTRRCRHAAAAIGDLIFIYGGLRGGVLLDDLLVAEDLAAAETTAASHAAAAAAASNVQAGRLPGRYGFIDDRTRQTMPETDPDGSVVLGNPVAPPVNGDMYTDISTENALLPGSRRTSKGVEYLVEASAAEAEAISATLAAAKARQVNGEVELPDRDRGAEATPSGKQISSLIKPDSAGSNSIPPGGVRLHHRAVVVAAETGGALGGMVRQLSIDQFENEGRRVSYGTPESTTAARKLLDRQMSINSVPKKVVAHLLKPRGWKPPVRRQFFLDCNEIADLCDSAERIFSSEPSVLQLRAPIKIFGDLHGQFGDLMRLFDEYGAPSTAGDIAYIDYLFLGDYVDRGQHSLETISLLLALKVEYPNNVHLIRGNHEAADINALFGFRIECIERMGERDGIWTWHRINRLFNWLPLAALIEKKIICMHGGIGRSINHVEQIENIQRPITMEAGSIVLMDLLWSDPTENDSVEGLRPNARGPGLVTFGPDRVMEFCNNNDLQLIVRAHECVMDGFERFAQGHLITLFSATNYCGTANNAGAILVLGRDLVVVPKLIHPLPPAISSPETSPERHIEDTWMQELNANRPPTPTRGRPQVTNDRGSLAWI